Proteins found in one Magnetofaba australis IT-1 genomic segment:
- a CDS encoding DUF1858 domain-containing protein gives MMVIDRNRNMKELLAEYPELCVALERRGIECASCLAAQVDTLSDVGRMYKLDLDALLAEVEESVRNQAE, from the coding sequence TGGTGATTGATCGCAATCGCAACATGAAGGAGTTGCTGGCGGAGTACCCGGAGCTGTGTGTGGCTCTGGAGCGGCGCGGCATCGAGTGCGCCAGCTGTCTGGCCGCCCAGGTGGACACGCTCAGCGATGTGGGGCGTATGTATAAGCTTGACTTGGACGCGCTTCTTGCCGAAGTAGAGGAGAGCGTCCGCAATCAAGCGGAGTGA
- a CDS encoding tetratricopeptide repeat protein — protein sequence MMKSLGVMVAVGVAGLWSMAAVGGCANVAPSQVAQNDVKASAQSKSDVPLTLASASQIGPAKGDQARLTRIRESLANRQAAYYYVIGQLLLRERAWAEAEEALSRAAEADPSAAEVHLLVAKLATQRGNLKKAEKHARAVVAQSPDHADARLLLAGILNATKQYEAAAKEYNALLEIEPGHVQARLMLAQLYGKLKRADEARLALAPLFLDEETAWGAHLALGRAYVNQGDAEKAVGPFQKAVELGEGQIEPVMALGAVYQDLGRGPDAEKLYRAFLKEHPNNRVIHNSLGRLLLNRDDRNAALTEFRELTRLQPNSVQARLTTAFILLSQGKYQEALSDLRLAEAMQPDSASIRYYLGQALEYLESLDEAAAEYAKISQGQPFYPEARIRLAYMLSDQEKHEEALAAITALNKLYPKRLDGLLALNYLQLQAKRYDAVLQSSAEGLSVKPEEGRFLFNRAMAYDKLGKWAEAESDLQAYIKLSPDDAHALNYLGYTWAERGERLGEAHDMLKRAAALAPGDGYITDSLGWVLYRMNRYEESLHLLREAVRLEPQDPAIVEHLGDVLMALNRRKEAVGAWRRALELDEDNAALRDKLKQHGSAQ from the coding sequence ATGATGAAATCGCTGGGAGTGATGGTTGCGGTCGGCGTGGCGGGCTTGTGGTCCATGGCTGCGGTGGGGGGGTGCGCCAATGTCGCCCCCTCCCAGGTGGCGCAAAACGACGTCAAAGCCTCTGCGCAATCCAAGAGCGATGTGCCCCTGACGCTGGCCTCGGCATCGCAGATCGGTCCCGCCAAGGGGGATCAGGCGCGCTTGACGCGGATTCGTGAGTCCCTGGCCAATCGGCAGGCGGCCTACTACTACGTCATCGGCCAATTGCTGCTGCGCGAGCGCGCGTGGGCCGAAGCCGAAGAGGCGCTTTCCCGCGCCGCCGAGGCCGACCCTTCGGCGGCGGAGGTGCATCTGCTGGTGGCCAAGTTGGCGACTCAGCGCGGCAATCTGAAAAAAGCCGAAAAACACGCCCGCGCGGTGGTGGCGCAGAGCCCGGATCATGCCGACGCGCGCCTGCTGCTGGCGGGTATTCTCAACGCCACCAAGCAGTATGAAGCGGCGGCCAAGGAGTACAACGCCCTGTTGGAGATTGAGCCGGGCCACGTGCAGGCGCGGCTGATGCTGGCGCAGCTCTACGGCAAGCTCAAGCGCGCCGATGAGGCGCGTCTGGCGCTGGCGCCGCTGTTTCTGGATGAGGAGACCGCCTGGGGCGCGCATCTGGCGCTGGGGCGCGCCTATGTGAATCAGGGCGATGCGGAAAAGGCGGTGGGACCGTTCCAGAAGGCGGTGGAGCTGGGCGAAGGGCAGATCGAGCCGGTGATGGCGCTGGGCGCGGTGTATCAGGATTTGGGTCGCGGCCCGGATGCCGAGAAGCTCTATCGCGCCTTCCTCAAGGAGCACCCCAATAATCGCGTAATCCATAATTCACTGGGCCGACTGCTGCTCAATCGCGACGACCGCAACGCCGCCCTCACCGAGTTTCGCGAACTGACCCGCTTGCAGCCCAACAGCGTGCAGGCGCGCTTGACCACTGCGTTTATTCTGCTCAGTCAGGGCAAGTATCAGGAGGCGCTCTCGGATCTGCGTCTGGCCGAGGCGATGCAGCCCGACAGCGCCAGTATTCGCTACTATCTGGGGCAGGCGCTGGAGTATCTGGAGAGCCTCGACGAGGCCGCCGCCGAATACGCCAAAATCAGTCAGGGACAGCCCTTCTATCCGGAGGCGCGCATCCGCTTGGCCTATATGCTCTCCGACCAGGAGAAGCATGAAGAGGCGCTGGCCGCCATCACCGCGCTCAATAAGCTCTACCCCAAGCGCCTGGACGGTCTGCTTGCGCTCAACTATCTGCAACTGCAGGCCAAGCGCTACGATGCGGTGCTGCAGAGCTCCGCCGAGGGGTTGTCGGTCAAGCCCGAAGAGGGGCGCTTTCTGTTCAACCGCGCCATGGCCTATGACAAGCTGGGCAAATGGGCCGAGGCGGAGAGCGATCTGCAAGCCTATATCAAACTTTCGCCCGACGACGCCCACGCCCTCAACTATCTGGGCTACACCTGGGCCGAACGCGGCGAGCGTCTGGGCGAAGCCCATGATATGCTCAAACGCGCCGCCGCCCTGGCGCCCGGCGATGGCTACATCACCGACTCCCTGGGTTGGGTGCTGTATCGTATGAACCGCTATGAGGAGTCGTTGCACCTGTTGCGCGAGGCGGTGCGCTTGGAGCCGCAGGATCCGGCCATCGTCGAGCATCTGGGCGATGTGCTGATGGCGCTCAATCGGCGCAAGGAGGCGGTGGGAGCCTGGCGTCGCGCGCTGGAACTGGATGAGGATAACGCGGCGCTGCGCGACAAACTCAAACAGCATGGATCGGCCCAATGA